In Nostoc sphaeroides, the genomic window TGAGCGAAGCCGAAGTAGTGGGGAGTGGGGGGATGAGGGAGATGAGGGGAATGAGGGAGATATGATAGTAATTTCTTTGCAATTCCGATTTTCTATTCCCCATTCTCTATTTCCTATTCCCCATTCCCTATTCCCTACTCCCCACTCCCTATTCCCCATTCCCCAAATAATATCTGGTTTTACTAAATCAAAGACTTGCTGCCATTCTTGTGTTCCCCAGTCGGGGTTACAAAGAAAAACTGGACAATTAGCTGCACAAGCGGCAATGAAACTTGCTAGAAATCTTAATGGTTCGCGTTCGGCTAAGATGATTTTTGGTGGGATTCCATACGCTGATAATTGTGTTAGTTCTAAATATAATTCTTGAACTATTTGATTAAATTGATGGCTGTTATAACCAATAAGCCAATCATCCTGAGTTAGGTTATTAAGACAGTCTAAAGGTTGTTCCATAGACTTTGAAGCCACGTTTCTTCTTGTTCAAAAAAATGGTCGATGCCAAAACCAACCGCCCTATTGTTTCGGGATAATTCCGCCGCTAACCGGAGTGCTGCAAGTCTACCGATCGCAGTTTCAAATACTGATGAAAATACACTATCAATTTTATGCTGGTGGCAAAACTTTCTCAGACGAGATGGCGATCCAACTATCCCAGGCTTAATCACAAAAATCCCTCGCCAACCTTGTTGATAACAGGCGGCGAGTTGCCCAAGTGTGGCGACAGATTCATCTATTGCGATCGCAGTTTGATAACTCGTACTCAATTCCAACATTTGCTGAAATTGTTCAACGGGTAACGGTTGTTCAATAAATTCAATTTCTAGGGGTAGTTCTGCATTCGCCTTGAAATTATCGCAAGTCCGCAGCCATAAGTTAGCTTCCTCATAGCTGAGTCCACCGTTAGCATCTAATCGCAGTTTGCTAAAGTCTGGTAAGGTGTCTATGAGTGATTCAAAAATTTCTAGTTCATCAGCGATCGCATACACACCAATTTTCCACTTAAACGTGTGATATCCCTGCTTCCACAAACTTTCCCATTGATTTAAAGCCGCTTCCCCGGCTGGTAATAACGCACTGTAAAAGAGTGAGTTGGTAGAGACGCGATTAATCGCGTCTGTACAGGAGTTAGGAGTTATAAAATTATCTCCTTTATTTAATTGCGAATTGCGAATTGCGAATTGCGAATTGGTTTCATCCCACCCACTCCCCATCTCCCACCCTGACTCAAAGCCAAATTGACAAGCAGGTAACTCATCTGGGATGGAGAAAATTATCTCCTTTGTGATTTCTCCTGGGAGTTGGCGACAAAAATCTAAGGCTTGTTCTATAGTTTCGGAACCGAACCAGCTAATGGGGGCAATTTCTCCCCAACCGATTTTGCCTGATTCATCGGTAAGCCGGAGGATAATCCCCTCACGAATATCCCAATTACCATGATTGGTGGTAACCGATCGCACAAATCTTCGCTGATAAGCACGAAATTCAAATTTGTAGCCATTAGTCATTAGTCATTCTCCCTCTGCCCCAATGCCCAATACTTCTCTACGAGAGGCTGCGCCAACGACTACGCTCAGTACAAGTGCCCAATACTTCTCTACGAGAGGCTGCGC contains:
- a CDS encoding o-succinylbenzoate synthase, coding for MTNGYKFEFRAYQRRFVRSVTTNHGNWDIREGIILRLTDESGKIGWGEIAPISWFGSETIEQALDFCRQLPGEITKEIIFSIPDELPACQFGFESGWEMGSGWDETNSQFAIRNSQLNKGDNFITPNSCTDAINRVSTNSLFYSALLPAGEAALNQWESLWKQGYHTFKWKIGVYAIADELEIFESLIDTLPDFSKLRLDANGGLSYEEANLWLRTCDNFKANAELPLEIEFIEQPLPVEQFQQMLELSTSYQTAIAIDESVATLGQLAACYQQGWRGIFVIKPGIVGSPSRLRKFCHQHKIDSVFSSVFETAIGRLAALRLAAELSRNNRAVGFGIDHFFEQEETWLQSLWNNL